In the Hevea brasiliensis isolate MT/VB/25A 57/8 chromosome 8, ASM3005281v1, whole genome shotgun sequence genome, gcaatgcatgtatgctgtcttcattctacttaacttaaagccctttgactttagagtacttatccaaagctctagctttctattgactctttcTCGCATCTAatttatcagaactatatcattcgCAAATATTAtgtaccaagggatactctcttgaatatgtttcgtcaattcatctagaactaatgtaaaaGGTAAGGGCTCACAACTGaatcttggtgtaatccaactgagataggaaaatctcttgtgtcccctcccattgtgtgcacaatagtagttgctctttaatacatatctttcaacacttgtatgtacctaatagacacCTTATTTTGTTCTAAAACTctacataagacatctcttggaacattatcataagccttctccaaattgataaaaatcatatgtagatctttctttaCATCTCTTTATTTCTCTGTCAAGCTtttaatgagaaagatcactttcatagttgaacgatcaggcatgaagccaaattgattggtggGAGATAGAAGTGTTATGACATAGTCGATGTTTCACGACTCTCtcctacaacttcatagtatggctcatgagtttaattctcctatagtttgagcagcCCTGTATGactttcttatttttaaaaataggtactaaaatactcctcttacattcatcaggcattttctttgagtttagaattttattaaacaatttagttaaccatgctacTTTCACATCTcctaaacacttccacacttcaattggtattccatctgttccacaggctttacctactttcattctcttgagTGCTTCCTTTGCTTATAAAGATTTAATTcttctagtgtaattcacattttttttctattattctgcagtctatattcacgctattatcactttgattattattaaagaggtcatcaaaataatttctctatctttctttaatgtcctcatctttcaccaacacttttccttctttatccttaatgaacctaacttgattgagatcttgacatttcttttctctttccttgCTAATCTAAAAATATCTTTCTTCCCTTTTTTagctccaagtttctcatataacttttcaaagatctgcgctcttacttgactaactgccttttttgcttctttctttgctatcttgtattgttcataagcctcattattatcacacttaggtaatttcttataccattccctctttctcttcactgccttttgtacttcctcattgcACCACTATCTCTCTTTttagggtggtccatgtcctctagactctcttAGTACTTTTcaagctacttctctaatctttgattccatctgtatccacatactaTTGGCCTCCACAtctagcttccatgcttcggattCGAAAagctcatttttcaaattcacttgcttactcctttgaactcctaccactttgttcgagccacaatatttcttctagccttacttgaattgttcctaaacttgacatccaagaccactaaccgatgttgacttgttaaagtctTTCTCGGAATAACCTTGCAATCCTtgtatagagctctatttgtcttcctggttaagagaaagtcaatttggtttctatgttgtccacttttgaaagtcactaaatgcgaCTCATGTTCTATGAAGTAGgtgtttgctagtattaggttgtatgccatggcaaaatccaggatgcttttcccCTCCTCATTTCGGCTATAAAAACCAAAACCTACATGAACATTcttataaccttgcctatcacttcttaCATGTTCATTCAAATCTCTACCGATGAGAACATTTTCTGCATCagatcatccatatcttttcaaaacctttgtttactctcactatctagtcttatttgtggggcataagcactaattacatttattgtttcttcttctagtactagctttactagtataattctatctcctactattttcacagctattacagcatctttcaGTGTCTTGTCTTTGATCATGCCCGCTTCGTTCTTGTTCCTCTCATTTCTGGTAAACCATAGTGTGTAtcttgaattacccacttccttgcttttctcttctacccatttagtctcctgaatgcaagtaatattcacccttctccttttcaaggtatccacaagctccattaattttcctgtaagtgatccaacaatcTAAGTATCAACCCTaaggtgtgatgaaatttttacaCTGATTGTCACCTACCACAACCCTTTTCCTTTATTTGGGATTGGGACCGGTTAAGTATAAACTAATTAGGCGGAGTTTTGCTATGCTTTCTTAttcctcaactcaactcaactaagtttttatccaAAAATTTGGAGTCAGCTATATGAatttgctttctccactctaaatgattttgggttaaatcctcagaaatgtgtaatgcttctaagtcatgttgtactactctcctctaatttaatttaggtctacccatttttttctttctatcctctaaattattgtgctctacttgtctagctagagcctctgtatgtctaagcttcacatgaccaaaccacctcaatctcccttctctcaacttatcttcaattggcatcactcctaccttttctctaatagtctcattacggactttatctagtctagtatggccactaatCCACTTTAACATTTtcatctctgtaactcttatcttagaaacatacgactctttcagtgcccaacactcactaccatataacatagccggtcgtttgactgtacggtaaaattttcctttcaacttattggaaatcttacgatcacataaaactcctgtggcacgtTTCTACTTTaaccattcggctttaatcctgtgactaacatcctcctcacatcccccatctacttgaaggactgagccaagatatttaaagtgattactttgggacagtaccactccattcaaactaactccttccctatcaccagtttggcattcactgaacttgcaatgcatgtattctattttcgttctacttaacttaaaaccctttgactctagagtacttctccaaagctttagctttctattgactatttctcgtgtctcatctatcagaacaatatcatccgcaaacatcatgcaccaaggaatactctcttgtatatgtttcgtcaattcatctaaaactaatgtaaaaaggtaagggcttatggctgatccttggtgtaatccaattgagatcggaaaatctgtTGTGTcctctcccactgtgcgcacaatagtagttgctcctttatacatatctttcaacacttgtatgtacctaatagataccctcttttgttctaacacattccataagacatctcttggaacactatcataagccttctccaaatcaataaaaacaatgtgtagatcttttttcacatctctatatttctctatcaagcttctaataagaaagattgcttccatagttgaacgaccaggcatgaaaccaaattgattgagagagatataagtattatgacgtagtcgatgctccacaactctctctcacaacttcgtagtatggctcatgagtttaattcccctatagtttgagcaactctgtatgtctcccttatttttaaaaataggtactaaaatactcctcctccattcaccaggcattttctttgatgcTTTCTTATTCCTATTAAATGAAAAATCTGTACTGGCGGGATATCATGTCAAGAATAAAGATCAAATGGTTTTAGCATGTGAAATTCCTTTAAAATTGCTAATTTTGGGTATTCATCTTTAAACAATGTGTGATCTTTTGGAGTATATATGTGTTGtaattttttaatgttaattatctctctctctctctctctcatttttttttggGCAAAAGGGCCTTTAACAACTTGAAAACATTTCTTTGCTAACCCCATTTGGCAGGATCAAATTTCCAGACTGAACCAAGATTTGGATGTAACAAAGGAGACGCTTAATGTTTACAAAAGTGAGAATTCTAAAACATCAACAAATACCACCCATGTGCTCAAGGtattttttaaatctttattgaaatctattaatttaatgttattattattattattattattgaattcgTTATTAATTCCACAATACTCCTTTATCTCTTTAGATTTTATGTTGTTGTGTTTAATTTAAAATCTTATATAAGCTTGACAACATGCAGGTGTATCGAACATGCTGCATctgattttattttgtcatgcaGTTATACTGTGTACCTATCACTGTGGAAAAACCAGCTACCTGTTATACCGCAAACAGGTAGCTGACTAGCATATATGCGATTCTTCACTTTTGCTGACTCTCATTAGCCTGCTATGTATTGCACCCATTTAATTTTGAGTGGAAATCGACAGAATGCTTGCAAGGGGTTCATCTTTATGATCTTTTTCACCACTCCAGTCTTGTATCTGAGAATAATCAGATCCTTGTGAATCAGAACTCCTTGTTTTTTAATCCTTTATAAGCTGGATGCTATATTATCACCACTCCGGGCTTGTATCTGATAATAATTAGATCCTTTAGATGACAAATTAGCATAGTTAATTAAAGGCTCAAGGTGCATTAAGGCGTTAAGGCTGGAGCTTAGGCGCAAAGCATAAGGCGCAAGCGCACGCTTGAGAGAGCTGAGGcacaaaagtaaaaagaaaaatttaaaaaattcataaaagtcAAGTAAATTTGAATATTCTATCAAACTTcaaataacatgaaattaaaaaataataataacttaaTAAGCATTTAAGTAATAATAATTTTGCaatccaaataaaataaaaataaactaaaattttaaactaaTATATTGAaacttgaataatattttaatgtcTTAAAACTAAAGTCAAGCAATCATAAACACCTTCATCCTCTCGATACTCATtttcaaaatcaatatcttcatAATCTTTTTTTAATCTAAGAATTAAAGGAGTATTAGTTTTCAAGTTAGTAGATGATGTTGGTATATATCTTGGAAAaggtgtagatgtagcatttttttttaaaaaaaaaaaaaagataataagaGAGTGGTAGTGTTGAAAATGGAAATATGGGAGGTTTGAGATCTTGGGTGTGTTGGTTTAATGAGATTTTGATAACTAGTTATCGCCAATGATACTAATTCCGAGAATTTAGTGCATCAATATAGGATTATGATAGATTGACAAATATCGAGGTTAAGTGGTAGTGCTTTTTTCCAATGGAAGTGCTCACCAAAGgtggaaatgaagaagacatgccTTTTCAGAGCCTTATGCCTAGAACAAAAGCACATGCCTAGGTGTATAGGGTGCAAGGGTTGCAGCGTTGTGAGCCCCAAGTCTGAGgcgcgcctttaataactatgcaaACTAGAACTCAATCTGGTTGTGCATTCCAATTCTGCTTGAAGTTTGTGTCCTAAATTGCTATGGGATTGGGATGCAATCTGGCTGATGAAGAGGGATGCAATATGGCTGAttatgaagaagaagaagcagcagCAGCTTCATGGACAACAAAAATGGTAAAGTGGgactctttgtttttcttttctatcTATAGAGGGGTTAGGTGGGACCTTGGGAGGGTACTATACAATAACGTCTCTTGACTAATTGACTGCTGGAAAGGTGAGAATTTTTAGGAAATACAAACATTATTAATtactaattatatttttaataataataataataataataataataataataataataataaaatgacacTTAAATTTGGAATAATGTGTTTGTGATGtaaaaatttatgattttttattgattattcatattaaatcaattttttttacacataaatataatTCAAGTACCGAGTAAATAAAATTTGCATACCCCGAAACAAATTTGTATACCAAGCCTACCACTAGTTACACTATGTTACGTTAAGTGGTGTACCGCGGACCACATACCCTTGCCAAGACTCGTGGGTACTACATTCTAGGCAACTATGATTGAGGTTATGAATATtgttatgataagttattgattaTGTTACCTTTTGACTTTGGAACTATGCTATGCTtgcatttattgtgaaattagttGTCTTGAATGTAAAAATAATCTAGTGGATTATGCTAAGAGCATGTGGAAGATGCCTTTGTAACCTCGATtatatgctctctctctctctctctctctctctctctctctcatcccaCAACCCCCCCCCTCCCCCAACCAAAGAAAAAACAGGTTTTTGCTTTATTGTTAAATTATCTAAGTGATTCAGGACCATCATAGATTTAGTTCTTGTGTCCATTAATATATGTGCCATGTGAAATAGTATTGTAGATTATTGTGGTGCTGATTATGGAAGATGGCCTTAATAGGCATTGGGGGTTTCAAAACTTTTGTTGGTATTATTTCTGATTTGAAGTGTGAAAGAAACATGCCTATGTTTTAGTACTCTTATTTGAGATGGCTATTTAATGATAAATAAATGATTGATGATTCGGAAATTTGTGCAGGGAAGTGGTGACCAATCACCCAAACGACTGCATAAATCTACAAGCCAAGTAAAAAACCATTATGTGGGAAACCAAACAGAGAATGGTGTTTTCTCAAAACAAGATGGAGTAGGTAATGGAATCACACATACTGATGAAGTTAATGCCATTTATAGTAACACGGAGCTCAAAAGCTCAAGTTCACAGGTGAAGCAAAAGGTAATGGCATGTTGTGTCCTGTGCTTTGCATCTGTCTTAGACAGTGATATTTCAATTTCCAAAATATATCCCTTTTTTTGGTTGTGTTAcatgcagagagagagagagagagagagagagagaataatgCATTTTTTCTCGAGTCTTTTGTTTTGGTGTTGTTACACAATGAATGAAATTGACAAAAACTATATGAATGCCTTCTAGGAACTTGCAGATTTGCTTGAGAAAAACAGGTCCCTGACAGCAATGCAAGCTACTTTTGAGTTGCAAATAAAACAGCTTAGATTGGAACTTGAAAAGGAACATGATAAATTGGCAAATGTATATATAGAATTACAAGGTACACTTctttattttgataaaaaaaattgtcattgtttacaatttttcttcttgaaTTTTTGTTTGGAGTCTGATGAATTACTTGCCAAAATTATCATCCCTTTTTCCTTTTGGTTTTGGCGATTTTATGATTTCAGAGGAACAAAAGTTGAACAAATCTTTTCAGGAGGAGCTCAGGATGCTAAAAGGGAATGAATCCAAGGTGAGTGGGGTTGGACTTAATTggctcctaattttttttttgatgaaTCTGTGGCACTAGTAAATTATCTTCCCAACTGCTGTTGTGTACTGACCATGTATCAAAGCATGAGCTTGTTATGTTGACCACTTTATGTGAGCTTCTGTTAGTAATTGATTCATATATGATGGTAGCAATATAGAATTTGACGCTATTCCCTTGCCAGGTGGTGCATTATCATGTTCATTGGTTTGAAATGGCCTAAGCAGTGTCAGTGGTTGTTGGTAACCAATGGTTTACTGGATTCTAAACTTTCAAGGAACCTGTtgattgctctctctctctcaccctctctctctctgtctcttccTTATTTTAATTGGAAAGATCTGGCTAATCATATGGCTATactttctataaaatatttatttttattttattttgtttttctgatTCATCTCAGGCTTCAGTTATTAGAGTACTTCTGAAAATTTAGGGAGTTATTGGAGTACTTCTGAAAATTTAGGGCGTTATTGGAAATTTATATGTTCCAGTATGAGTACACGTGTGATTgttgtatttttaattatttttttaatcaattctTATGATTTTAGAACTTTGTTTTCGTATATTTTGCTTTATGTTTTGGCAATAATGCTTCCATTGGAGCCTTTTTTTGGGTAAATCTTCTTTCTTATTTTCGGCATTTTTTATTGTCAGACTAATATGGAGATGAGTAAAATGCATAGTGAATTGAATGAAAAAATATCAGAGATAAGACGACTGCAAATGGAGTTAAGTAGGAAGGAAGATGAGGATTCTGATGATGCAGTGAAGGATTTGAGAAGGGTAATTGCAACATTAGAGAAGGAGAACACCAACCTTAAGGTTAATAATCCTCTATACTTTAAGAATATTTTATGCAAGATGTATTCCATGTAATGGTAGTAAAATAAGTCCTTGTTAACTTTGTTGTTTTGGGCTTTTTGAATGCTGTCATTCTGTAGATAGCCAAGAATGAACTCGAGGCTGCCATGGAAATGAGCAGAAAAGGTTCACCTCAAAAAACCTTCCCAGATGGGGTAATCTCTTTCTCCCTTGTTTTCATGTGTGTTCGAGTAAAATTTTGAGTACTGAAATTCTCAACCATATGTTTTTATCTgttgtttctttattttttatttatgtgAATTATTGTTtgatttttgtaaaatttattcCTCCAGAAGGTAGGTTCTTCTGGAAATTTTCTCAGTAGGGAAGAAATGGAGCTGTTATTGCAAAAACTGGAGAAAGATTTAAACGACATGCGCCGTGAAAGGGATAAAGCAGTGCAAGAATTGACTCGTCTTAAGCAGCATTTATTAGAAAAGGTTGTCATCTAATGAAATCTTATTTCCTTTTTAATCTTCTATGGCCTGTTTTCTTTTCTTTGGTGATTCTGTAATTTCAATTATTTTCTGGGATTTGCATATTCGTCAAAGATTCACCTACAATACTCTTATTGAAGTTAAGATATGCTGGATGAGTGATCTTTCTTGCTCATAATCTCTACTGTAAAATTAGCACTGCTTTAATGGCATGAATGATTAAAGGCATTTTTAAGGACCAAATATACTCGTCAACAAttgcatataaaaaaaaaaaaatgaaaggaaaGAACTAATAGATACAATCGCAGTTGTAGTTTCACTGTTTTGCTTGTACTTACGCTTTGTACTATGCCAGAATCTGAACAAGGAATTCAGTCATTGTGATAATTGTTTCTCGTCATTGTACTTTAGAGATACATTGATCTGTGTTTTCCTGTGAAATTCAATTTGCTCAAAAACTTTCATCTGATATTTCCATGCTAACTTTCTGTCACATACATGTGTTTTGCTGCATTTATACCATCTTTCTTCGTACACATTTATGCATAATGAATATGGATTGAATTGCTGGTAAAAACAGTTATCATCTTTATGTTGTCTTGATATTTGGATTATTGCATCTTAAGTTAAATTCTGCAGATGATACTCAAGATaaagattttattattattattattattattattattattattattattattatgcaaTGTTGTCTAGGAATCTGAAGAATCAGAGAAAATGGATGAGGACTTTAAGATCATTGAAGAACTTCGTGAGAATAATGAATATCAAAAGGCTCAAATATTACATTTGGAGAAAGCTCTGAAGCAGGCAATTGCCAAGCAGGAAGAAGTTGGGATGATTAACAACAATGAAATCCAAAAGTCCAAGGAAGTGATTGAAGATTTGAACAAGAAACTTTCAAACTGTATaagcacaattgattcacaaaatGTTGAGCTTCTAAATCTTCAAACTGCTCTTGGGCAATACTTTGCTGAAATTGAAGCTAAGGTAAAttttttggttaattttaggaTTTTTATTGAGTTGTCTTCCAATCttaattttctcttttatttttaatgcTAGTTGTATTGTTGCATACATAGGAACATTTGGAGCGAAATTTGGCTTTGGCAAGAGAAGAAACAGCTAAATTTTCTGAGCTTTTGAAAGTATGGCTTTCCTTTCTATTCTTAAATTAGGATTTGGTTGTCGACACTCAACTTCTGTTCTTTCATAAATTGCAAAACTGTTTCCTGTTTGAGCTGTAATTTTTCCATGATGTTTTGAATTATCTTTATCATTGTTTTACTTTTTGACGGAGCTGCGGAGATAACAGCAGAGAAATGGACTATAATATTATGGCCATTAATTTAAAACTTTGGGGTCTCTTCTTCTTCTatccttttttaaatatttttatcagATTTAATTGCCATTTGGTAATGGCcaaaaatagttaattttaatcTGCATTGATTCTTCTGATGATTGTGATTTAGTGAACATACAAAGTGCATTAATGCTAATTTGCAGATTCACAGGTATTTGTTGCCTAgcacttaaaaaaaataatataagccATGTTACTGTTACATGACTATATCTTTGGTTGTGTTCTAAAAATGTGTCAATGATTTGGTTTCAGTTATCATCATCCTGAATCTCAAATTTTGTCCATAAGACTTGGTTGATTTGATAAGAAAGTGTTAATATCCTGTTTGTCAAGGCACTTCAAATGCCCatcatttttatttgttttttatttttactttctgATCAGTTTTATATGGTGTTCTTTGAGACAATGTATTGCGCTCTCTTTCCTGACCCAGCAATTTTTTTCTTTGGTTCTAATTTTGCACatatgttttaatttattttaattggagAATAATAGGTCCTTGCTCTCTTCAGGATGCTGAACAAGGAACAGAAGCattaaagagagagaaagaagaaatTTTGGCCAAGCTTTCCCATACTGAAAGGACGCTTGCAGAAACAAAAAGCAGAGTAACCAAGCTTGAAGAAGACAGTGGAAAACTACGTCGTGCTCTTGAGCAGAGCATGACCAGGCTTAATAGAATGTCCATGGATTCTGATTACCTTGTTGACAGGTTAGCCTGTTTATTTCTTTGTCTTAATTTTCTGCTCCTATATTATTTGTTTCCATCTCAGTCTAATAATTCATATTTAAGTAGTTACATTTGCACAATGTTATCTTGTGCTAGCAAACACGGACTGCTTACGCAGTGTTGCATTggtggtgttttttttttttttttttttttttttttttttttttctgttatgTGATTGACTTTTGTTTACAGGCGCATTGTGATCAAATTATTAGTGACCTATTTCCAGAGGAACCACAGCAAAGAGGTATGTATAATATCTTGAGAGACAATAATTGGTTAGAATGCAAATgtattatttctttatttatttaagaTGTTTTTCGTAAAGAAGCTGGCTAATAATTGGATGATTCATATCCACAGATTGACAGGGTTATTGCTGTCTTCAGGTTAACTTATCTGTTCATTGATGATTTATCATATCTAGTCAGCCTTAGTATATTATCTTAAAAGAGGCAAAATTTCCCAACATGGTGCTTTATGTTGGGAATGCCCTTCATTAGTAAAAGTTCCAAGTTTTACAGACCTGATTCTGAAACCACTTTTCCCTTTtctcctcctctctctttctctctctctctttctttttttttggtCGTTGTTGTTGTTGGGATGTGGCTTATCTTGAATGGTGTGATGCAGGTTTTGGATCTCATGGTTCGAATGCTGGGATTCTCTGATGAAGATAAGCAGCGAATAGGTGTTGCTCAACAAGGTGGCAGAGGTGTTGTTCGGGGAGTTTTGGGACTACCTGGCCGCCTAGTTGGTGGAATCTTGGGAGGAAGTTCAGCTGATGCACGTGCTAATGCAGCATCTGAAAACCAGGTATCTTCTCTTATCCTTAATACTAGTGATTAATAACTGACCTGCAAACAAATAATTTGGTTAGGTCAAGGGCTTTTTATTTGTTCTGTTCTAGTTTTACTCAGTTTTGTTTGTGGTATCTTATTGCTCATTTTTCTCATTTATTGAGTGATCTTTTTTATTCAAGTTGATTTGAGCTCATTTATTATGCAATTGTGCTTTCGATTGGTTTTCTTAGCTATCATAAATTTGGTGCTTCAGATTTTCCAATCAGTGTGCTTTATGCTGTTTTCTGAATTTGAATCCTAGTTGAATAAATTGTTGTgagcttgatttatttatttatttattttgtactctcCAATAAGTATACTTAACAGTTCACAAAAAATGCTTGGGCTTGTTGCCTTGACAGTACACTGTCTGTTTTGCTCGCAACTCAGATTTTATGGAGCTATTCACCACATTGCCAAAGCTGTGCAATCTCTGTtaaacttctctctctctctctctctctctctctctctctctctctctctctttgaatTTTCTTTCTGGATCATTAAATATCTGCTAAATGATCAAAATAACCCAAATATGTTTGCaccttttcatttttttaaccaaatcttcaattttatcaatttgattCTCGAACTTTGACATTAATTTCAATAAGATTAATTTGATGACTAACCAAAATAAACCAAACTTTTGCTCACATCAATTTTTAACTTATCCTTTTACATTTATATCAATTTTGGCAATCACATTGAACTTGATGAATAAAATTCCTAagtgaaataaaatattattttaattaatttttatttttctttcccttCCTCATGTCTCTCTCTCTTTTACCTCTCTTAagttctctttctctctccttaCGGTGCTACTTCCTTTAGTACACAAATGTTAATATTTGAGGGACAAATAAAAAGAATTGTCAAAAATTGATAATGCATGCAAAGATTTggatattttttttcaatttgtcAATCTAATTCTTTCTAATTGGATTTATTGCTAAGATTCAAGCCAGTTGATTATGCAAGTAAGATTGGGATTTTTTAAGTCATTTAGCCCTAAATATCTTACTTTACCATTTTAGCACCTTACATGTTGCAGCCTTTGATATATCAACAGTATATACATGAATTTGCAATTAGGAAAGGATATGTGCatattatctaaaaaaaaaatccctttGATTGTGTGTCTGTGTGCCTACTTGTCTCAGTTTTCTGTTGTATGCTAAATGCCATCGTTGTAGATGAGTGCAATTTGGTATTAAGTTTGTTTGTCTGCAGTCTTTTGCAGATTCGTGGGTTGATTTTCTTCTCAAGGAAAGTGAAGACAGGGAGAAGAGGGAATCTGCTGAGGATACATCTAGACCTAACGAAGATTCACAAGGAGTCAGTCCTATGCCAGGAGTTGATTTACCACCACCAACAGCAGCTACTGTATCTGGTGTCTCGAGACCCAAATTTTCTCCGCACCAGAACTATAGTCCTCGCCCAATTCAAGGAAATTTACGGGCATTTGAACCTTCTGATTCTGAGTTCTCAACAGTTCCTTTAACATCCTCAGATAGCACTTCTCGGATTTCAAGATTACTGAAACAATGAGAATATGTTAAACCATGTAATTAGTTGAAGTATAAGATTTATTCCTTGATGTTGTAGTTTGCAGCCTTGTTCGTTCAATTCTTTCACATTAAAATTAAGAGATTGTCCCATAGTTGCTATTGCATATATATTAATGGATCAAATTCATATACTGATAAGGCATGAAAATCCTAGGGACATTTGGCATAGATTTCTTGTAAAACCTGTCTCATCAATGATTTCATGTTAAATGTGAGCACCTTTTATTCTCGTATTATGTGTTTTGTTGcttagtttttatttatttatttacaggtACACAAGCACAACAGCATTCGTGTAGGCAGCATGATGAGCTAATCTTATGGACTGTAGCAGTAAATTTAATGTTTATAAGTGAATTTTATTCAGCGGTATAATCGGTCCTCAATCAGggacttcaaaaaaaaaaaaaatttagaaaatgcttAAATGGACATCATGGACGTCTAGAGCTCACGTGGCCATATTAGGGCGTCTTATACGCCTGCATTTTGATTTGTTTGAATTATGAAACACCCCTGAATTTTTGTAAAAACTTTAGTatgttatttctttcttttttttttttt is a window encoding:
- the LOC110636477 gene encoding golgin candidate 3 isoform X2; translated protein: MWSSIETLKQNLNKIALDVHDVDDDEEELAIYGSSNGNDLSVSHRRNSHSLAHSKSVLQSPLSNGLDSPHNSEIEQYKAEIRRLRDSEAEIKALSINYAALLKEKEDQISRLNQDLDVTKETLNVYKSENSKTSTNTTHVLKGSGDQSPKRLHKSTSQVKNHYVGNQTENGVFSKQDGVDLLEKNRSLTAMQATFELQIKQLRLELEKEHDKLANVYIELQEEQKLNKSFQEELRMLKGNESKTNMEMSKMHSELNEKISEIRRLQMELSRKEDEDSDDAVKDLRRVIATLEKENTNLKIAKNELEAAMEMSRKGSPQKTFPDGKVGSSGNFLSREEMELLLQKLEKDLNDMRRERDKAVQELTRLKQHLLEKESEESEKMDEDFKIIEELRENNEYQKAQILHLEKALKQAIAKQEEVGMINNNEIQKSKEVIEDLNKKLSNCISTIDSQNVELLNLQTALGQYFAEIEAKEHLERNLALAREETAKFSELLKDAEQGTEALKREKEEILAKLSHTERTLAETKSRVTKLEEDSGKLRRALEQSMTRLNRMSMDSDYLVDRRIVIKLLVTYFQRNHSKEVLDLMVRMLGFSDEDKQRIGVAQQGGRGVVRGVLGLPGRLVGGILGGSSADARANAASENQSFADSWVDFLLKESEDREKRESAEDTSRPNEDSQGVSPMPGVDLPPPTAATVSGVSRPKFSPHQNYSPRPIQGNLRAFEPSDSEFSTVPLTSSDSTSRISRLLKQ
- the LOC110636477 gene encoding golgin candidate 4 isoform X1; its protein translation is MWSSIETLKQNLNKIALDVHDVDDDEEELAIYGSSNGNDLSVSHRRNSHSLAHSKSVLQSPLSNGLDSPHNSEIEQYKAEIRRLRDSEAEIKALSINYAALLKEKEDQISRLNQDLDVTKETLNVYKSENSKTSTNTTHVLKGSGDQSPKRLHKSTSQVKNHYVGNQTENGVFSKQDGVGNGITHTDEVNAIYSNTELKSSSSQVKQKELADLLEKNRSLTAMQATFELQIKQLRLELEKEHDKLANVYIELQEEQKLNKSFQEELRMLKGNESKTNMEMSKMHSELNEKISEIRRLQMELSRKEDEDSDDAVKDLRRVIATLEKENTNLKIAKNELEAAMEMSRKGSPQKTFPDGKVGSSGNFLSREEMELLLQKLEKDLNDMRRERDKAVQELTRLKQHLLEKESEESEKMDEDFKIIEELRENNEYQKAQILHLEKALKQAIAKQEEVGMINNNEIQKSKEVIEDLNKKLSNCISTIDSQNVELLNLQTALGQYFAEIEAKEHLERNLALAREETAKFSELLKDAEQGTEALKREKEEILAKLSHTERTLAETKSRVTKLEEDSGKLRRALEQSMTRLNRMSMDSDYLVDRRIVIKLLVTYFQRNHSKEVLDLMVRMLGFSDEDKQRIGVAQQGGRGVVRGVLGLPGRLVGGILGGSSADARANAASENQSFADSWVDFLLKESEDREKRESAEDTSRPNEDSQGVSPMPGVDLPPPTAATVSGVSRPKFSPHQNYSPRPIQGNLRAFEPSDSEFSTVPLTSSDSTSRISRLLKQ